The following are from one region of the Maribacter aquivivus genome:
- a CDS encoding amidohydrolase: MKKTLLLALCLCMSASVFSQKMSKDKNLIIASVEKHKEELIKISDSIWALAETAFDETESSRILADYAEKNGLTVTRGVADIPTAFTATYGSGSPVISILGEFDALPGISQKTSPVKEPFKEGAAGHGCGHNMFGTASLGSAIAIKELMDTGKIKGTVKFLGTPAEEKYFAKVWMVKAGLWDDVDVNVSWHPGAGIEADVQSGLSLIDFVVEFYGQAAHASMDPWNGRSASDALELYTTGINYYREHILPSSRIHYHIQDGGQVVNVVPDYAKLWVRVRDPKRSNMLPTYERVKAMAEGAAIMANVEYKISLVSGIYETLVNRSGGEIMQNNLELLGPITYTEEETVFGKAIQKATGKPEVGFDGTVHPLRETLENPGGGSTDVGDVSWNVPNINLGVSVAPTGTPWHSWAVVACGGMSIGHKGMIHASKAMGMTMLDLFQNPKLVTKVKEEFKTRKGDEVYEPMIDGPPPLDGE, from the coding sequence ATGAAAAAAACATTATTATTGGCGCTCTGCTTGTGCATGAGTGCTTCAGTTTTTTCTCAGAAAATGAGCAAAGACAAAAACCTAATCATCGCTTCTGTCGAAAAACATAAAGAAGAGCTTATTAAAATTAGTGATTCTATCTGGGCACTGGCCGAAACTGCTTTTGATGAAACAGAATCTTCAAGAATTTTGGCTGATTATGCCGAAAAGAACGGATTAACTGTTACTAGGGGCGTTGCCGATATACCAACAGCCTTCACTGCAACTTATGGTTCTGGTAGCCCTGTAATAAGTATTTTGGGTGAGTTTGATGCTCTACCTGGAATTTCTCAAAAAACGTCACCCGTAAAAGAACCTTTTAAAGAAGGTGCTGCAGGTCATGGTTGCGGACACAACATGTTTGGTACTGCAAGTCTTGGCTCTGCAATTGCGATTAAAGAACTAATGGATACTGGTAAAATAAAAGGAACCGTAAAATTCTTAGGCACACCAGCGGAAGAAAAATACTTTGCAAAAGTTTGGATGGTAAAAGCTGGATTATGGGATGATGTAGACGTCAACGTTAGCTGGCACCCAGGTGCAGGTATTGAAGCAGATGTACAAAGCGGTTTATCACTTATTGATTTTGTAGTAGAGTTTTATGGTCAGGCAGCACATGCCTCTATGGATCCTTGGAACGGTCGTAGCGCATCTGATGCTTTAGAATTATATACTACAGGTATCAACTATTACAGAGAGCATATTTTACCATCTTCTAGAATTCATTATCATATACAAGATGGTGGGCAAGTTGTAAACGTGGTACCAGATTACGCTAAGTTATGGGTACGTGTTAGAGATCCTAAAAGATCAAATATGTTACCAACGTACGAACGTGTAAAAGCTATGGCAGAAGGCGCTGCTATTATGGCGAATGTTGAGTATAAAATTTCGTTGGTATCTGGTATTTACGAAACATTGGTTAACCGCTCTGGCGGAGAAATCATGCAAAATAATTTAGAGTTATTAGGTCCTATTACCTATACTGAAGAAGAAACTGTTTTTGGTAAAGCCATTCAAAAAGCAACCGGTAAACCAGAAGTTGGTTTTGATGGTACCGTGCACCCATTAAGAGAAACATTAGAAAACCCAGGCGGTGGTTCTACAGATGTTGGTGATGTAAGTTGGAATGTACCAAACATTAATTTAGGAGTTTCTGTAGCACCTACAGGTACACCTTGGCATTCATGGGCAGTAGTTGCTTGTGGTGGAATGTCTATTGGACATAAAGGAATGATTCATGCATCTAAAGCAATGGGTATGACAATGTTAGACTTGTTTCAAAATCCAAAATTAGTTACAAAGGTGAAAGAAGAGTTTAAAACCCGAAAAGGTGATGAAGTTTATGAGCCAATGATCGATGGTCCACCACCATTAGA